A DNA window from Sphingopyxis macrogoltabida contains the following coding sequences:
- a CDS encoding ubiquinol-cytochrome C chaperone family protein → MISLRKLFKSDPDPREARRPLWNAVVATARQPHWYEEGGVPDTLDGRFDMVSLILALVLHRIDEDPDAVRAGVELTELFVSDMDGQMRQIGFGDMVVGKQIGRMVGALGGRLGAYKAADGSGELRAALVRNLWRGDAPGEDRLAYVAAQVAAQRAALAATPVAELIVADRLPGGSA, encoded by the coding sequence CGATCCCGACCCGCGCGAGGCGCGCCGCCCGCTCTGGAACGCCGTCGTCGCCACCGCGCGCCAACCGCACTGGTATGAGGAGGGCGGCGTTCCCGATACGCTGGACGGCCGTTTCGACATGGTCAGCCTGATCCTCGCCCTCGTCCTCCACCGTATCGACGAGGATCCCGATGCCGTTCGCGCCGGCGTCGAACTCACCGAACTCTTCGTATCGGACATGGACGGACAGATGCGCCAGATCGGTTTCGGCGACATGGTCGTCGGCAAGCAGATCGGACGGATGGTCGGCGCGCTCGGCGGCCGCCTTGGCGCCTATAAGGCAGCCGACGGGTCGGGCGAGCTGCGTGCCGCGCTGGTCCGCAACCTGTGGCGCGGCGACGCGCCCGGCGAAGACCGGCTGGCCTATGTCGCGGCGCAGGTTGCTGCGCAGCGTGCGGCGCTGGCCGCGACACCCGTTGCCGAACTGATCGTCGCCGACCGCCTGCCCGGGGGCTCCGCTTGA